The sequence below is a genomic window from Lolium perenne isolate Kyuss_39 chromosome 7, Kyuss_2.0, whole genome shotgun sequence.
CTTGGTGATTTTAACTCGGATATGTTCCTCTAGCTGATTATACTTTGGATGATACAGTTCTGTTCTCAAAACATATCATGTTATCAGTGCAGGAAGCATCGGGAGAAGCTACAGAGGGTATTTTCAGCATTTTCAGATATTCCCAGCATTATATGAAGAAAAGCTTATCCTTGCAAATCAGTTTTCAGTAACTATACTTTACTCTTCCATTTCCTGATTTGCAATGCCTCTTGTCACTCTTAACTGTAAAGAAACATATAATTAGTGATTACCACTATTCACTTGTCTAGGCTTTTATTTCACGTCCCAACGGAAAGAGCTACTCCACGGTGTTGTCCGCACCCAGTGCTGATGACCTCAAGTAAGCTTTGAATCTCAACAATCTTATTTCTGACCACTCATCCAGAGATTTCGTTCATTATGCATACTTGCAGGGGAGTCGATAAGGCCGCTATTGGATCTTGGGACTGGAAACTTAAGGAGAAGAATTGCACTTACCATGCCTTGTTTCCAAGATCTTGGACAGTATATGATGGTAATTTACTGCAATAAAGTTCCATATGCAGTTTTATCTCTTATCTGATAGATACATGTCAGTTATCTGAAGAAGTTATCACGTACACCATTACTGATTAAGATAACACAATTGCAACGTAGGCGAACCTGACCCTGAAATCAAAATCACCTGCCGTCAGATATCACCATTCCTCCCTCACAACTACAGGGAGAGCAGCTTCCCTGTTGCAGTTTTCACCTTTACGGTATAGCTTCTACTATTTTTTTCTTTATCTGCTGCAAATGTAATTGATGCTAATTGAGATGCTCCTTCTTTTACTTCTGCTGCCGAGTTTTGCAGGTGCATAATTCTGGGAGCACAGCTGCGGATGTAACTTTACTCTTCACATGGGCTGTAAGTTTAAGCCAAACATTTTACTCTTTCAATGAAAAGATAAAGCATTTTCGAGTGAATAATTGACCTTTGTTTATTTATCTAGAATTCTGTTGGTGGGCAATCAGAGCTGACAGGAAATCACACCAACTCTAAGATGATGTAATGAACGTCAAATATCGTCTGTCTTTTGTTTCGTCACAAATTCTATTTCATGCCATTTTCATCAATCTCCCTGACAACCTTAATTATTTTCTTTCCATTATACTCTTTGTTCTTGCATAGAGAGCGCGATGGTGTGCATGGGGTTCTTCTCCATCACAGGTATGTTAAATAGTTCATTGTGCAGAACTTCAAATGATAAAGACTGTAATGTAACAGTGAACTTGAGATGACACAAATGTAGGACTGCGGATGGGCACCCGCCAGTGACATTTGCAATCGCATCTCAAGAAACAGAGGACGTACGTGTCacagactgccctttcttcacgaTGGGATCTTCCAACTCCGGCGACTTCACGGCGAAGAACATGTGGGAGGAGATCAAGAAGGTACTACTTACAGCATATGCACAACCTTCAACACGTGTCAGCATCCACCCAGTTCGTTCGCAACTTGCGCCAATGTTCTCTGAACATGTAATATTCTGATCATTGCACATCTGCTGCACATAGCATGGTTCCTTCAACGAAGCCCGCACCGACAAAGAGCCAAGGGTGTCGAAGCCTGGATCATCCATTGGAGCAGCTGTTGCGTCAGCAACCACGGTGCCAGCTGGGGGAACCCGCGTGGTGTCCTTTGCGGTGTCGTGGTCCTGCCCCGAGGTCAAGTTCCCAGACCGGAAAACGTATCACAGGTGATGTGCCTGCATATTTGCTGAATCTGCATGGTTTACTAGTATTAGCTATTTTTCCTTGTCGCTGACATGGTATTCTGGAACAGGAGGTACACCAAATTCTATGGCTTCAACCGAGATGCAGCTGCAGAGAGCTTGGCTCATGATGCCCTTCTTGGTAAGATCTGTTGACTGTTAGACACAGGGGGGAAAAGGCACTGTTGGTCAGAATTCTGACGCTCATTTGCTCTTCCTTCTCTCAATGTAGAACACTTGGATTGGGAGTCTAAAATTGAAGAGTGGCAGAGACCTATTCTGCAAGACAAAAGACTGCCTGAGTGGTAATCATTTCATACTACTCTCTTCAGAGTTTTCTCCAGAGTCTTCCAGGGTATAAAATCACTAGGCACGAAGTAATTTATAGACTTAGTACCTAAACTGATTGGTGCTAAAAAAAAATTGGTATTGATATCGTAATCTTGACACCATATGCCTCTAATCTTTAACAACTACTGTCGTAACTGTCTTCAGGTATCCGATTGCACTGTTCAACGAACTTTACTATCTGAATGCTGGAGGCACCATATGGACAGGTGATTGCGAATTTGCGGATCTCACTCTCGGCAACGTTCTGATCTCTTATACTACAAATTTCCTAGAACGGAACTGACCATACATCTCTATGACAAGGGACACAGATGGACTGCCTCCAAAGATCAGTGTTGCCTCATCTGGGACAGGGACTGAGCCATTCTCCCTTGACGTGTTCCACACAGACCTGCAGGGCACCGCCACCGGCACGAGCAAGACCACGGCGGATGGCGTCCTACGTGAGATGACATCCGTGACAGAGAATCTGCACTCGGCCGCAGCATTTGGTGCAGCACTGCTGGGCGACAGCGAGGAGAATGTGGGGCAGTTCTTATACCTGGAGGGGATGGAGTACCACATGTGGAACACCTACGACGTCCACTTCTATGCCTCCTTTGCGCTGCTCTCTCTCTTCCCGGAGATCGAGCTCAGCCTCCAGCGGGACTTTGCTAGGGCCGTCCTCCTCCACGACCCCCGCCCTATGCGCACCCTAAACGGCAAGACCGTGCCGCGTAAGGTATGCTAGTGCGGTGGCGCCATTTATTATTTCCTGCCATTTTATTGAGAAAAACAGTGGGAGAGTTTCACCTGACGACCTCACCTGAACAAAACTATGTGCAGGTTCTCGGCTCGGTGCCGCACGACGTGGGGCTGAATGACCCGTGGTTTGAGCTGAACGCTTACATGATCCATGACCCGTCGCGCTGGAAGGATCTCAACCCGAAGTTTGTTCTGCAGATTTACCGGGACGTTGTCGCAACAGGCAACGTTGCCTTTGCCAGGGCGACGTGGCCGGCAGTGTACCTGGCCATGGCCTACATGGACCAGTTTGACCGGGACCGGGATGGCATGATCGAGAACGAGGGCCGCCCTGACCAAACATACGACCTATGGTCGGTGTCCGGCGTAAGCGCCTACACCGGCGGGATCTGGGTCGTCGCGCTGCAGGCCGCTGCGGCCATGGCACGCATCATCGGCGATGGAGACGCCGAGTGCTACTTCCGCGCGCGGCACCAAAGGGCGAAGCGCGTGTACAGTGACGAGCTCTGGAACGGCACCTACTTCAACTACGACAACAGCGGTGGCAAGACTAGCTCCTCCATCCAGGCCGACCAGCTCGCCGGGCAATGGTATGCTCACGTGTGCGGCCTGGAGCCGGtcgtggaggaggagaaggcccGGAGGGCGCTGGGGACGGTGCTCGACTACAACGTCATGCGGGTGAAGGGTGGGACAGTCGGGGCGGTGAACGGGATGCGGCCGGACGGCACCATCGACATGTCATCGACGCAGTCCAAGGAGATATGGTCGGGCACCACCTACGCCGTCGCGGCCGGCATGATCCACGAGGGCATGCTGGAGGCCGCGTTCCGAACGGCCAAGG
It includes:
- the LOC127314242 gene encoding uncharacterized protein isoform X1; this encodes MGTSELEQTETHSQINCAQPATRTWQRKFDDEGKKIEMFSMTMHDVVSIIPMILKGVMINAEEKGKGRDTIYDIFRKWNVNCCRGLPLGGIGAGSIGRSYRGYFQHFQIFPALYEEKLILANQFSAFISRPNGKSYSTVLSAPSADDLKGVDKAAIGSWDWKLKEKNCTYHALFPRSWTVYDGEPDPEIKITCRQISPFLPHNYRESSFPVAVFTFTVHNSGSTAADVTLLFTWANSVGGQSELTGNHTNSKMIERDGVHGVLLHHRTADGHPPVTFAIASQETEDVRVTDCPFFTMGSSNSGDFTAKNMWEEIKKHGSFNEARTDKEPRVSKPGSSIGAAVASATTVPAGGTRVVSFAVSWSCPEVKFPDRKTYHRRYTKFYGFNRDAAAESLAHDALLEHLDWESKIEEWQRPILQDKRLPEWYPIALFNELYYLNAGGTIWTDGLPPKISVASSGTGTEPFSLDVFHTDLQGTATGTSKTTADGVLREMTSVTENLHSAAAFGAALLGDSEENVGQFLYLEGMEYHMWNTYDVHFYASFALLSLFPEIELSLQRDFARAVLLHDPRPMRTLNGKTVPRKVLGSVPHDVGLNDPWFELNAYMIHDPSRWKDLNPKFVLQIYRDVVATGNVAFARATWPAVYLAMAYMDQFDRDRDGMIENEGRPDQTYDLWSVSGVSAYTGGIWVVALQAAAAMARIIGDGDAECYFRARHQRAKRVYSDELWNGTYFNYDNSGGKTSSSIQADQLAGQWYAHVCGLEPVVEEEKARRALGTVLDYNVMRVKGGTVGAVNGMRPDGTIDMSSTQSKEIWSGTTYAVAAGMIHEGMLEAAFRTAKGVHDASWSKDGFGYAFQTPEAWTAEGGYRGLHYMRPLSVWAMQWALSPPELHKDLGPLSSPGDASIGQEKFEKVASMLRLPEEVEHQGFLRALCHIIRQLVFPA
- the LOC127314242 gene encoding uncharacterized protein isoform X3, translating into MFSMTMHDVVSIIPMILKGVMINAEEKGKGRDTIYDIFRKWNVNCCRGLPLGGIGAGSIGRSYRGYFQHFQIFPALYEEKLILANQFSAFISRPNGKSYSTVLSAPSADDLKGVDKAAIGSWDWKLKEKNCTYHALFPRSWTVYDGEPDPEIKITCRQISPFLPHNYRESSFPVAVFTFTVHNSGSTAADVTLLFTWANSVGGQSELTGNHTNSKMIERDGVHGVLLHHRTADGHPPVTFAIASQETEDVRVTDCPFFTMGSSNSGDFTAKNMWEEIKKHGSFNEARTDKEPRVSKPGSSIGAAVASATTVPAGGTRVVSFAVSWSCPEVKFPDRKTYHRRYTKFYGFNRDAAAESLAHDALLEHLDWESKIEEWQRPILQDKRLPEWYPIALFNELYYLNAGGTIWTDGLPPKISVASSGTGTEPFSLDVFHTDLQGTATGTSKTTADGVLREMTSVTENLHSAAAFGAALLGDSEENVGQFLYLEGMEYHMWNTYDVHFYASFALLSLFPEIELSLQRDFARAVLLHDPRPMRTLNGKTVPRKVLGSVPHDVGLNDPWFELNAYMIHDPSRWKDLNPKFVLQIYRDVVATGNVAFARATWPAVYLAMAYMDQFDRDRDGMIENEGRPDQTYDLWSVSGVSAYTGGIWVVALQAAAAMARIIGDGDAECYFRARHQRAKRVYSDELWNGTYFNYDNSGGKTSSSIQADQLAGQWYAHVCGLEPVVEEEKARRALGTVLDYNVMRVKGGTVGAVNGMRPDGTIDMSSTQSKEIWSGTTYAVAAGMIHEGMLEAAFRTAKGVHDASWSKDGFGYAFQTPEAWTAEGGYRGLHYMRPLSVWAMQWALSPPELHKDLGPLSSPGDASIGQEKFEKVASMLRLPEEVEHQGFLRALCHIIRQLVFPA
- the LOC127314242 gene encoding uncharacterized protein isoform X2, coding for MGTSELEQTETHSQINCAQPATRTWQRKFDDEGKKIEMFSMTMHDVVSIIPMILKGVMINAEEKGKGRDTIYDIFRKWNVNCCRGLPLGGIGKHREKLQRAFISRPNGKSYSTVLSAPSADDLKGVDKAAIGSWDWKLKEKNCTYHALFPRSWTVYDGEPDPEIKITCRQISPFLPHNYRESSFPVAVFTFTVHNSGSTAADVTLLFTWANSVGGQSELTGNHTNSKMIERDGVHGVLLHHRTADGHPPVTFAIASQETEDVRVTDCPFFTMGSSNSGDFTAKNMWEEIKKHGSFNEARTDKEPRVSKPGSSIGAAVASATTVPAGGTRVVSFAVSWSCPEVKFPDRKTYHRRYTKFYGFNRDAAAESLAHDALLEHLDWESKIEEWQRPILQDKRLPEWYPIALFNELYYLNAGGTIWTDGLPPKISVASSGTGTEPFSLDVFHTDLQGTATGTSKTTADGVLREMTSVTENLHSAAAFGAALLGDSEENVGQFLYLEGMEYHMWNTYDVHFYASFALLSLFPEIELSLQRDFARAVLLHDPRPMRTLNGKTVPRKVLGSVPHDVGLNDPWFELNAYMIHDPSRWKDLNPKFVLQIYRDVVATGNVAFARATWPAVYLAMAYMDQFDRDRDGMIENEGRPDQTYDLWSVSGVSAYTGGIWVVALQAAAAMARIIGDGDAECYFRARHQRAKRVYSDELWNGTYFNYDNSGGKTSSSIQADQLAGQWYAHVCGLEPVVEEEKARRALGTVLDYNVMRVKGGTVGAVNGMRPDGTIDMSSTQSKEIWSGTTYAVAAGMIHEGMLEAAFRTAKGVHDASWSKDGFGYAFQTPEAWTAEGGYRGLHYMRPLSVWAMQWALSPPELHKDLGPLSSPGDASIGQEKFEKVASMLRLPEEVEHQGFLRALCHIIRQLVFPA
- the LOC127314242 gene encoding uncharacterized protein isoform X4; this translates as MILKGVMINAEEKGKGRDTIYDIFRKWNVNCCRGLPLGGIGAGSIGRSYRGYFQHFQIFPALYEEKLILANQFSAFISRPNGKSYSTVLSAPSADDLKGVDKAAIGSWDWKLKEKNCTYHALFPRSWTVYDGEPDPEIKITCRQISPFLPHNYRESSFPVAVFTFTVHNSGSTAADVTLLFTWANSVGGQSELTGNHTNSKMIERDGVHGVLLHHRTADGHPPVTFAIASQETEDVRVTDCPFFTMGSSNSGDFTAKNMWEEIKKHGSFNEARTDKEPRVSKPGSSIGAAVASATTVPAGGTRVVSFAVSWSCPEVKFPDRKTYHRRYTKFYGFNRDAAAESLAHDALLEHLDWESKIEEWQRPILQDKRLPEWYPIALFNELYYLNAGGTIWTDGLPPKISVASSGTGTEPFSLDVFHTDLQGTATGTSKTTADGVLREMTSVTENLHSAAAFGAALLGDSEENVGQFLYLEGMEYHMWNTYDVHFYASFALLSLFPEIELSLQRDFARAVLLHDPRPMRTLNGKTVPRKVLGSVPHDVGLNDPWFELNAYMIHDPSRWKDLNPKFVLQIYRDVVATGNVAFARATWPAVYLAMAYMDQFDRDRDGMIENEGRPDQTYDLWSVSGVSAYTGGIWVVALQAAAAMARIIGDGDAECYFRARHQRAKRVYSDELWNGTYFNYDNSGGKTSSSIQADQLAGQWYAHVCGLEPVVEEEKARRALGTVLDYNVMRVKGGTVGAVNGMRPDGTIDMSSTQSKEIWSGTTYAVAAGMIHEGMLEAAFRTAKGVHDASWSKDGFGYAFQTPEAWTAEGGYRGLHYMRPLSVWAMQWALSPPELHKDLGPLSSPGDASIGQEKFEKVASMLRLPEEVEHQGFLRALCHIIRQLVFPA
- the LOC127314242 gene encoding uncharacterized protein isoform X5, which codes for MECQLLPWPTPWWNRCRKHREKLQRAFISRPNGKSYSTVLSAPSADDLKGVDKAAIGSWDWKLKEKNCTYHALFPRSWTVYDGEPDPEIKITCRQISPFLPHNYRESSFPVAVFTFTVHNSGSTAADVTLLFTWANSVGGQSELTGNHTNSKMIERDGVHGVLLHHRTADGHPPVTFAIASQETEDVRVTDCPFFTMGSSNSGDFTAKNMWEEIKKHGSFNEARTDKEPRVSKPGSSIGAAVASATTVPAGGTRVVSFAVSWSCPEVKFPDRKTYHRRYTKFYGFNRDAAAESLAHDALLEHLDWESKIEEWQRPILQDKRLPEWYPIALFNELYYLNAGGTIWTDGLPPKISVASSGTGTEPFSLDVFHTDLQGTATGTSKTTADGVLREMTSVTENLHSAAAFGAALLGDSEENVGQFLYLEGMEYHMWNTYDVHFYASFALLSLFPEIELSLQRDFARAVLLHDPRPMRTLNGKTVPRKVLGSVPHDVGLNDPWFELNAYMIHDPSRWKDLNPKFVLQIYRDVVATGNVAFARATWPAVYLAMAYMDQFDRDRDGMIENEGRPDQTYDLWSVSGVSAYTGGIWVVALQAAAAMARIIGDGDAECYFRARHQRAKRVYSDELWNGTYFNYDNSGGKTSSSIQADQLAGQWYAHVCGLEPVVEEEKARRALGTVLDYNVMRVKGGTVGAVNGMRPDGTIDMSSTQSKEIWSGTTYAVAAGMIHEGMLEAAFRTAKGVHDASWSKDGFGYAFQTPEAWTAEGGYRGLHYMRPLSVWAMQWALSPPELHKDLGPLSSPGDASIGQEKFEKVASMLRLPEEVEHQGFLRALCHIIRQLVFPA
- the LOC127314242 gene encoding uncharacterized protein isoform X6, which codes for MGTSELEQTETHSQINCAQPATRTWQRKFDDEGKKIEMFSMTMHDVVSIIPMILKGVMINAEEKGKGRDTIYDIFRKWNVNCCRGLPLGGIGAGSIGRSYRGYFQHFQIFPALYEEKLILANQFSAFISRPNGKSYSTVLSAPSADDLKGVDKAAIGSWDWKLKEKNCTYHALFPRSWTVYDGEPDPEIKITCRQISPFLPHNYRESSFPVAVFTFTVHNSGSTAADVTLLFTWANSVGGQSELTGNHTNSKMIERDGVHGVLLHHRTADGHPPVTFAIASQETEDVRVTDCPFFTMGSSNSGDFTAKNMWEEIKKHGSFNEARTDKEPRVSKPGSSIGAAVASATTVPAGGTRVVSFAVSWSCPEVKFPDRKTYHRRYTKFYGFNRDAAAESLAHDALLEHLDWESKIEEWQRPILQDKRLPEWYPIALFNELYYLNAGGTIWTDGLPPKISVASSGTGTEPFSLDVFHTDLQGTATGTSKTTADGVLREMTSVTENLHSAAAFGAALLGDSEENVGQFLYLEGMEYHMWNTYDVHFYASFALLSLFPEIELSLQRDFARAVLLHDPRPMRTLNGKTVPRKVLGSVPHDVGLNDPWFELNAYMIHDPSRWKDLNPKFVLQIYRDVVATGNVAFARATWPAVYLAMAYMDQFDRDRDGMIENEGRPDQTYDLWSVSGVSAYTGGIWVVALQAAAAMARIIGDGDAECYFRARHQRAKRVYSDELWNGTYFNYDNSGGKTSSSIQADQLAGQWYAHVCGLEPVVEEEKARRALGTVLDYNVMRVKGGTVGAVNGMRPDGTIDMSSTQSKEIWSGTTYAVAAGMIHEGMLEAAFRTAKGVHDASWSKDGFGSVCVPDAGGMDGGGWLPWATLHAAPLCLGYAVGVVAAGAPQGPRATVLTWGCLHWAGEV